One Lytechinus pictus isolate F3 Inbred chromosome 12, Lp3.0, whole genome shotgun sequence genomic region harbors:
- the LOC129273705 gene encoding ADP-ribosylhydrolase ARH1-like encodes MSLESFQASLVLGIAGNALGSKNEKFGTGKSSDEKQKIIAGLGGLRAITVAPPAWPVPEEGVFAVFTIEALATGKTGEELVRDVAMRYADCMATDMTNKPISTYLLNKVSRLQPSDIDYGIFQDYDDHATHSSAAIRCFSVGLRFHKAKHVRDLIAAAVDISRILHHHPVAYMGGVTAALFTSYAIQKRELREWGAGLMATIPMVLEYVASSGKVVIQNGSIYSMSTYQIFEETWKEYLRRRDIIDGERKPKFPRRYDMKKRNEFYQSLALPDKELGATGLDATLIAYDALLSSGSSWEDLCNNSMFHAGQGNVSGALAASWWGIQHGFSSVPPGNYNSVHFKDRLMIAATKIYDLSW; translated from the exons ATGTCTCTCGAGAGTTTCCAAGCGTCTCTTGTCCTCGGGATAGCAGGTAATGCACTTGGTAGTAAAAACGAAAAATTCGGAACTGGCAAATCGAGCGATGAAAAGCAGAAAATTATCGCGGGGCTCGGGGGACTCCGGGCGATCACGGTGGCTCCTCCCGCCTGGCCCGTCCCGGAGGAAGGGGTGTTTGCGGTCTTTACAATTGAAGCATTAGCGACGGGGAAGACTGGCGAGGAATTGGTACGCGATGTCGCTATGCGTTACGCGGATTGTATGGCTACTGATATGACCAATAAACCAATAAGTACTTACCTCTTGAATAAAGTCTCTCGTCTCCAACCGAGCGATATAGATTATGGCATATTTCAGGACTACGACGACCATGCAACTCACAGTTCGGCAGCCATTCGATGCTTCAGTGTGGGTCTTCGATTTCACAAAGCGAAACATGTTCGGGATCTCATCGCCGCTGCTGTGGACATCAGCCGAATACTGCACCATCATCCAGTAGCGTACATGGGAGGAGTGACCGCTGCGTTATTCACATCCTATGCCATTCAGAAGAGGGAATTAAGAGAATGGGGCGCTGGTTTAATGGCGACTATTCCGATGGTCCTAGAGTATGTGGCGTCCAGTGGCAAAGTTGTCATCCAAAATGGATCCATCTATTCTATGTCAACGTATCAG ATTTTTGAGGAAACATGGAAAGAGTATTTGAGGAGGAGAGATATTATTGACGGTGAGAGGAAGCCAAAGTTTCCAAGGAGGTACGACATGAAGAAGAGGAATGAATTCTACCAGAGTCTTGCTCTTCCTGATAAGGAGCTGGGCGCGACTGGACTCGATGCAACTCTTATAGC TTATGACGCCTTGCTTTCGTCGGGGAGTAGCTGGGAGGATCTTTGTAACAACTCAATGTTCCATGCAGGCCAGGGTAATGTGTCTGGCGCCCTCGCTGCTAGCTGGTGGGGCATTCAACATGGTTTCAGCTCTGTTCCGCCAGGCAATTACAACTCTGTACACTTCAAGGATCGCTTGATGATTGCGGCTACTAAGATCTACGATCTCAGCTGGTAG
- the LOC129273704 gene encoding uncharacterized protein LOC129273704 has translation MELLDFSFAFILLINAPSLCLGSISSLRLCVVENMVGTNRGMLAFRTVVSNPVSVHVSYGNSESSSARWSPWNTLGAPLASPPLSNPVCVHTELNQTQIFVQASNGQVYSAVQDARSFLKFSAWKKIGSNTIPVTPSKRSVLVDSISAHWYGKELMVFARSISSNESQLYWCKGNATSFGQWSRLGGGSAILGSDVTIIKNPYSTKYEAFMISPNGEMHRTWQHDAKSFADWTAMDFAPTFSTVSRPSAEVMGYSIFNGKLMIGGVGKDNYIHRCSQTTCDGVDNPWGYCTWGYWYKTGGKIPFTQGGVTNNFAMSRNVHFGVELFGVQEESGQLWQAWQLDRDASWNTWSKVPQDLARAAFTNNPYITVNKGGWWMAYGLNATDQIVVMEPARSLNVTPETVAWAKNLSVSWSVAVDEATHMDWVAIFPSGANNDEYVDYRFVQGGLNPGKNPVRAGTVSMASYLPNGSYQARYLVNRKYVSIVEEYVTYYNESHDSELLQLYQGVFTGLGVFNKGIAECVNDSLLTVDKFQAAFDAFESAEVYEGLTLLGTALQDVALTLRQCEEIYIAEQLEKFIKDLVECTETDCTDFVVDVLEEIIILYENEYEIYGDIKGATNSFNLLEAYQQGGLCIGRLVRACLGIVPSGMMDDDGRSDARTNGKLRWTKLDKSMKVSVVNV, from the exons ATGGAGCTCCtggacttttcctttgctttcatATTACTAATCAATGCACCATCCCTTTGTTTAGGATCAATAAGTTCATTACGACTATGTGTCGTTGAAAATATGGTGGGAACCAATCGAGGGATGCTTGCTTTCCGAACTGTTGTTTCTAATCCGGTGTCTGTGCATGTGAGCTACGGGAATTCAGAGTCTTCCTCAGCCCGATGGAGCCCGTGGAATACACTTGGCGCGCCGCTAGCAAGCCCCCCGCTGTCCAATCCGGTGTGTGTACATACGGAATTGAATCAAACTCAG ATCTTTGTGCAAGCCTCCAACGGACAGGTATATAGTGCAGTGCAAGATGCCAGATCATTCTTAAAGTTTTCTGCCTGGAAGAAGATCGGTTCAAACACAATCCCAGTCACCCCATCAAAGCGATCAGTTCTTGTTGATTCCATATCGGCACACTGGTACGGCAAGGAGCTGATGGTGTTCGCTCGTTCAATCAGCTCCAATGAATCACAGTTATATTGGTGTAAAG GTAATGCAACCAGCTTTGGTCAGTGGAGTCGTCTCGGCGGTGGTAGCGCCATCCTGGGATCAGACGTGACCATCATAAAGAACCCTTACAGCACCAAGTACGAAGCTTTCATGATATCTCCCAATGGCGAGATGCACAGGACATGGCAACACGATGCCAAGAGCTTCGCAGACTGGACAGCTATGGACT TTGCGCCCACATTCTCCACCGTTTCCAGACCTTCTGCTGAGGTGATGGGCTACAGCATCTTCAATGGCAAACTGATGATCGGCGGGGTAGGCAAGGATAATTACATCCACAGATGCTCTCAAACTACCTGTGACGGAGTGGACAATCCGTGGGGCTACTGTACGTGGGGATACTGGTACAAAACTGGAGGGAAGATCCCATTCACCCAAGGAGGGGTGACTAACAATTTTGCCATGAGCAGGAATGTACATTTTGGTGTTGAGTTGTTTGGAGTTCAAGAGGAAAGTGGACA GTTATGGCAGGCATGGCAGCTGGACAGAGATGCGTCCTGGAATACCTGGAGTAAGGTCCCGCAGGACCTAGCGAGGGCAGCATTTACCAACAACCCATACATCACCGTCAACAAGGGAGGCTGGTGGATGGCTTACGGACTTAATGCCACTGACCAG ATTGTAGTAATGGAGCCAGCGCGATCTCTCAACGTCACACCAGAGACTGTCGCCTGGGCCAAGAACCTGTCCGTTTCCTGGTCTGTGGCTGTGGACGAAGCCACCCACATGGACTGGGTGGCTATCTTTCCCTCTGGAGCAAACAATGATGAATATGTGGATTACAG ATTTGTTCAAGGAGGCCTCAATCCTGGTAAGAATCCGGTAAGAGCTGGAACGGTATCAATGGCTTCATATCTACCCAATGGATCGTATCAAGCCAGGTACCTTGTCAACAGGAAGTACGTCAGCATCGTCGAAGAGT aTGTGACCTACTACAATGAATCCCATGATAGTGAATTATTGCAGCTGTACCAGGGCGTGTTCACTGGACTGGGTGTGTTCAACAAAGGGATAGCAGAATGCGTCAATGATAGCCTCCTCACTGTAGACAAGTTTCAAGCTGCTTTCGATGCCTTTGAAAGTGCTGAG GTCTACGAAGGTCTTACACTCCTGGGAACAGCCTTACAAGACGTCGCCCTGACCCTGAGGCAATGCGAGGAGATCTACATCGCAGAGCAGCTGGAGAAGTTCATCAAGGACCTCGTGGAGTGCACGGAGACCGACTGCACCGACTTCGTCGTCGACGTCCTGGAGGAGATCATCATCCTCTACGAGAACGAGTACGAAATCTACGGCGATATCAAGGGCGCTACCAACAGCTTCAACCTCCTTGAGGCATACCAGCAGGGAGGGTTGTGCATCGGACGGCTGGTCAGGGCATGTCTTGGGATAGTGCCATCAGGGATGATGGACGATGACGGGAGAAGTGATGCGAGGACAAACGGAAAACTCAGGTGGACTAAACTGGACAAGAGTATGAAGGTATCGGTAGTAAATGTGTGA